Proteins found in one Magnolia sinica isolate HGM2019 chromosome 5, MsV1, whole genome shotgun sequence genomic segment:
- the LOC131245260 gene encoding aspartate carbamoyltransferase 1, chloroplastic: MTLSSLSTCVIKPIMPSGMLVSKPECFSMAKFPQGCQQELLRSYSSIMFKHPILPKSFSIPTNSAYRIPFPSKERDGKMLLSDSRCYSLDIENSTLFSVGEKFQLDDVIEAQQFDRYILNAIFEVAREMENIEKNSPRSQILKGYLMATLFYEPSTRTRLSFESAMKRLGGEVLTTENAREFSSAAKGETLEDTIRTVEGYSDIIVMRHFESGAARRAAATASIPVINAGDGPGQHPTQALLDVYTIGREIGKLDAITVGLVGDLANGRTVRSLAYLLAKYRDVKIYFVAPDVVKMKDDIKDYLTSKGVKWEESADLMEVASKCDVVYQTRIQRERFGERTHLYEEARGKYIVDKKVLNVMQEHAVIMHPLPRLDEITVDVDADPRAAYFRQAKNGLYIRMALLKLLLLGW; the protein is encoded by the exons ATGACCTTATCTTCTCTTTCTACATGTGTTATTAAGCCTATTATGCCAAGTGGCATGCTTGTATCGAAACCAGAATGCTTCTCCATGGCCAAATTCCCTCAGGGATGCCAGCAAGAGCTTTTACGTTCCTATTCAAGTATCATGTTCAAGCATCCCATTCTTCCTAAATCATTTTCCATACCTACTAACTCGGCATATCGGATTCCCTTTCCATCAAAGGAACGAGATGGAAAGATGTTATTGAGTGACAGTCGATGCTATTCATTGGACATTGAAAACTCCACTTTGTTTTCGGTCGGAGAAAAGTTTCAACTTGATGATGTTATTGAGGCTCAGCAGTTTGATAGATATATTTTGAATGCTATATTTGAAGTGGCTCGTGAGATGGAGAATATCGAGAAGAACTCTCCCAGAAGTCAGATATTGAAGGGCTATCTCATGGCTACTCTCTTTTATGAGCCTTCAACGAGGACTAGGCTGTCCTTTGAATCCGCCATGAAGCGGCTGGGCGGGGAAGTCTTGACAACAGAAAATGCACGTGAGTTCTCATCAGCCGCAAAAGGAGAGACACTTGAAG ACACAATAAGAACTGTTGAAGGATATTCGGATATCATTGTCATGAGGCACTTTGAGAGTGGTGCTGCCAGAAGAGCAGCGGCAACAGCTAGCATTCCTGTCATTAATGCTGGTGATGGTCCAGGACAACATCCAACGCAG GCTCTTTTGGATGTATATACAATTGGAAGAGAGATAGGCAAGCTGGATGCCATTACTGTGGGTCTGGTGGGAGATCTTGCTAACGGAAGGACAGTTCGATCACTGGCTTACTTACTTGCCAAGTACAGGGATGTGAAGATCTACTTTGTTGCTCCAGATGTAGTGAAGATGAAG GATGACATAAAAGACTATCTTACATCAAAGGGGGTCAAATGGGAAGAAAGTGCAGACCTGATGGAAGTGGCTTCTAAATGTGACGTGGTCTATCAGACGCGTATCCAACGGGAAAGATTCGGTGAGAGAACTCATTTGTATGAGGAAGCCCGAGGGAAGTACATTGTGGATAAGAAAGTGTTGAATGTCATGCAGGAGCATGCTGTAATCATGCATCCCCTCCCAAGGCTCGATGAG ATAACTGTGGATGTGGATGCTGACCCAAGAGCTGCATATTTTAGACAAGCGAAGAATGGTCTCTACATTCGTATGGCTCTTTTGAAGCTTTTACTTCTTGGCTGGTGA